One part of the Arabidopsis thaliana chromosome 1 sequence genome encodes these proteins:
- a CDS encoding RNA-binding KH domain-containing protein (RNA-binding KH domain-containing protein; FUNCTIONS IN: RNA binding, nucleic acid binding; INVOLVED IN: biological_process unknown; LOCATED IN: cellular_component unknown; CONTAINS InterPro DOMAIN/s: K Homology, type 1, subgroup (InterPro:IPR018111), K Homology (InterPro:IPR004087), K Homology, type 1 (InterPro:IPR004088); BEST Arabidopsis thaliana protein match is: RNA-binding KH domain-containing protein (TAIR:AT5G15270.1); Has 35333 Blast hits to 34131 proteins in 2444 species: Archae - 798; Bacteria - 22429; Metazoa - 974; Fungi - 991; Plants - 531; Viruses - 0; Other Eukaryotes - 9610 (source: NCBI BLink).): MASTLRNIHDTVYRYLCPVKKTGSIIGKGGEIAKQIRSETKSNMRINEALPGCEERVVTMYSTNEELNHFGDDGELVCPALDALFKVHDMVVADADQDDGTDDDNDLGEKQTVTVRMLVPSDQIGCVIGKGGQVIQNLRNDTNAQIRVIKDHLPACALTLSHDELLLIIGEPLVVREALYQVASLLHDNPSRFQHLLLSSSSSSMHQPGAMLMSAALTSSHRNYAVRRDIADAREFCVCFICPAENVGGVIGKGGGFINQIRQETGATIRVNTSETDDDDCIIFISSKEFYEDQSPAVNAAIRLQQRCSEKVGKDANDLAISTRLLVSSSQIGCLIGKGGAVISEMRSVTRANIRILQKEDVPKIAREDEEMVQITGSPDAAMKALTQVILRLRANSFDMDHGLVLLPTSFPYIPQVTESSSKSKYAKRDDHSKLNSNSKRRNHVS, from the exons ATGGCTAGTACTCTGAGGAACATTCATG ACACTGTATACCGCTACTTGTGTCCCGTGAAAAAGACCGGGAGCATTATCGGGAAAGGCGGCGAGATTGCTAAGCAGATAAGGTCTGAGACTAAATCAAACATGAGGATAAACGAGGCTTTACCTGGTTGTGAGGAGCGTGTTGTTACCATGTATTCCACTAATGAGGAGTTGAATCATTTTGGAGATGATGGTGAGCTTGTTTGTCCTGCTTTGGATGCTCTTTTCAAGGTTCATGACATGGTTGTAGCGGACGCTGATCAAGATGATGGtactgatgatgataatgatctTGGTGAAAAGCAAACGGTAACCGTGAGGATGCTTGTACCGTCTGACCAAATTGGTTGCGTTATTGGGAAAGGAGGTCAAGTAATCCAGAATCTTCGTAACGACACCAATGCTCAGATTCGTGTTATCAAAGATCATCTTCCTGCTTGTGCTTTGACTTTGAGTCATGATGAGCTTCTTCTG ATAATTGGAGAGCCTTTGGTTGTTAGAGAAGCTCTTTATCAAGTTGCTTCACTGCTTCATGATAATCCTTCAAGATTTCAACACTTACTCCTgtcttcttcaagttcttccATGCATCAACCTGGTGCAATGTTAATGTCTGCAGCACTGACGAGCTCTCACAGAAACTACGCTGTGCGTAGAGATATAGCAGATGCAAGAGAATTTTGTGTTTGCTTCATCTGTCCAGCTGAAAACGTTGGAGGTGTGATTGGAAAAGGCGGTGGTTTCATTAATCAGATCAGGCAAGAAACTGGTGCTACTATTAGAGTCAATACCTCAGaaactgatgatgatgattgcaTCATTTTCATATCATCAAAAGAG TTCTACGAAGATCAATCTCCAGCGGTGAATGCAGCAATACGCTTACAACAGCGATGCAGTGAGAAAGTTGGTAAAGATGCAAATGATTTAGCAATCTCTACGCGTTTACTTGTATCGAGTTCCCAAATCGGGTGTCTCATTGGAAAAGGTGGAGCAGTTATATCTGAGATGAGGAGTGTAACAAGAGCTAATATTCGTATTcttcaaaaagaagatgtaCCAAAAATTGCTcgtgaagatgaagagatgGTTCAG ATTACAGGAAGTCCTGATGCCGCTATGAAAGCTCTCACGCAAGTAATCTTGCGATTAAGAGCTAACTCTTTCGACATGGATCATGGACTTGTCTTGCTACCAACATCTTTTCCATATATCCCTCAAGTGACTGAAAGTTCGAGCAAATCCAAATACGCAAAACGCGATGACCACAGTAAACTG AATTCGAATTCTAAGAGAAGAAACCATGTTTCttaa
- a CDS encoding RNA-binding KH domain-containing protein (RNA-binding KH domain-containing protein; FUNCTIONS IN: RNA binding, nucleic acid binding; INVOLVED IN: biological_process unknown; LOCATED IN: cellular_component unknown; CONTAINS InterPro DOMAIN/s: K Homology, type 1, subgroup (InterPro:IPR018111), K Homology (InterPro:IPR004087), K Homology, type 1 (InterPro:IPR004088); BEST Arabidopsis thaliana protein match is: RNA-binding KH domain-containing protein (TAIR:AT5G15270.1); Has 30201 Blast hits to 17322 proteins in 780 species: Archae - 12; Bacteria - 1396; Metazoa - 17338; Fungi - 3422; Plants - 5037; Viruses - 0; Other Eukaryotes - 2996 (source: NCBI BLink).), with the protein MASTLRNIHGKRSNLQSEFTGNGGSKRRNLHDETDQNVIASEDTVYRYLCPVKKTGSIIGKGGEIAKQIRSETKSNMRINEALPGCEERVVTMYSTNEELNHFGDDGELVCPALDALFKVHDMVVADADQDDGTDDDNDLGEKQTVTVRMLVPSDQIGCVIGKGGQVIQNLRNDTNAQIRVIKDHLPACALTLSHDELLLIIGEPLVVREALYQVASLLHDNPSRFQHLLLSSSSSSMHQPGAMLMSAALTSSHRNYAVRRDIADAREFCVCFICPAENVGGVIGKGGGFINQIRQETGATIRVNTSETDDDDCIIFISSKEFYEDQSPAVNAAIRLQQRCSEKVGKDANDLAISTRLLVSSSQIGCLIGKGGAVISEMRSVTRANIRILQKEDVPKIAREDEEMVQITGSPDAAMKALTQVILRLRANSFDMDHGLVLLPTSFPYIPQVTESSSKSKYAKRDDHSKLNSNSKRRNHVS; encoded by the exons ATGGCTAGTACTCTGAGGAACATTCATGGTAAGAGATCTAATTTGCAATCTGAGTTTACTGGAAATGGAGGAAGTAAGAGAAGAAATCTTCATGATGAAACAGATCAAAATGTTATTGCTTCAGAAGACACTGTATACCGCTACTTGTGTCCCGTGAAAAAGACCGGGAGCATTATCGGGAAAGGCGGCGAGATTGCTAAGCAGATAAGGTCTGAGACTAAATCAAACATGAGGATAAACGAGGCTTTACCTGGTTGTGAGGAGCGTGTTGTTACCATGTATTCCACTAATGAGGAGTTGAATCATTTTGGAGATGATGGTGAGCTTGTTTGTCCTGCTTTGGATGCTCTTTTCAAGGTTCATGACATGGTTGTAGCGGACGCTGATCAAGATGATGGtactgatgatgataatgatctTGGTGAAAAGCAAACGGTAACCGTGAGGATGCTTGTACCGTCTGACCAAATTGGTTGCGTTATTGGGAAAGGAGGTCAAGTAATCCAGAATCTTCGTAACGACACCAATGCTCAGATTCGTGTTATCAAAGATCATCTTCCTGCTTGTGCTTTGACTTTGAGTCATGATGAGCTTCTTCTG ATAATTGGAGAGCCTTTGGTTGTTAGAGAAGCTCTTTATCAAGTTGCTTCACTGCTTCATGATAATCCTTCAAGATTTCAACACTTACTCCTgtcttcttcaagttcttccATGCATCAACCTGGTGCAATGTTAATGTCTGCAGCACTGACGAGCTCTCACAGAAACTACGCTGTGCGTAGAGATATAGCAGATGCAAGAGAATTTTGTGTTTGCTTCATCTGTCCAGCTGAAAACGTTGGAGGTGTGATTGGAAAAGGCGGTGGTTTCATTAATCAGATCAGGCAAGAAACTGGTGCTACTATTAGAGTCAATACCTCAGaaactgatgatgatgattgcaTCATTTTCATATCATCAAAAGAG TTCTACGAAGATCAATCTCCAGCGGTGAATGCAGCAATACGCTTACAACAGCGATGCAGTGAGAAAGTTGGTAAAGATGCAAATGATTTAGCAATCTCTACGCGTTTACTTGTATCGAGTTCCCAAATCGGGTGTCTCATTGGAAAAGGTGGAGCAGTTATATCTGAGATGAGGAGTGTAACAAGAGCTAATATTCGTATTcttcaaaaagaagatgtaCCAAAAATTGCTcgtgaagatgaagagatgGTTCAG ATTACAGGAAGTCCTGATGCCGCTATGAAAGCTCTCACGCAAGTAATCTTGCGATTAAGAGCTAACTCTTTCGACATGGATCATGGACTTGTCTTGCTACCAACATCTTTTCCATATATCCCTCAAGTGACTGAAAGTTCGAGCAAATCCAAATACGCAAAACGCGATGACCACAGTAAACTG AATTCGAATTCTAAGAGAAGAAACCATGTTTCttaa
- a CDS encoding RNA-binding KH domain-containing protein (RNA-binding KH domain-containing protein; FUNCTIONS IN: RNA binding, nucleic acid binding; INVOLVED IN: biological_process unknown; LOCATED IN: cellular_component unknown; CONTAINS InterPro DOMAIN/s: K Homology (InterPro:IPR004087), K Homology, type 1, subgroup (InterPro:IPR018111), K Homology, type 1 (InterPro:IPR004088); BEST Arabidopsis thaliana protein match is: RNA-binding KH domain-containing protein (TAIR:AT5G15270.1); Has 5723 Blast hits to 2502 proteins in 207 species: Archae - 0; Bacteria - 27; Metazoa - 3969; Fungi - 490; Plants - 1023; Viruses - 0; Other Eukaryotes - 214 (source: NCBI BLink).), whose product MASTLRNIHDQNVIASEDTVYRYLCPVKKTGSIIGKGGEIAKQIRSETKSNMRINEALPGCEERVVTMYSTNEELNHFGDDGELVCPALDALFKVHDMVVADADQDDGTDDDNDLGEKQTVTVRMLVPSDQIGCVIGKGGQVIQNLRNDTNAQIRVIKDHLPACALTLSHDELLLIIGEPLVVREALYQVASLLHDNPSRFQHLLLSSSSSSMHQPGAMLMSAALTSSHRNYAVRRDIADAREFCVCFICPAENVGGVIGKGGGFINQIRQETGATIRVNTSETDDDDCIIFISSKEFYEDQSPAVNAAIRLQQRCSEKVGKDANDLAISTRLLVSSSQIGCLIGKGGAVISEMRSVTRANIRILQKEDVPKIAREDEEMVQITGSPDAAMKALTQVILRLRANSFDMDHGLVLLPTSFPYIPQVTESSSKSKYAKRDDHSKLNSNSKRRNHVS is encoded by the exons ATGGCTAGTACTCTGAGGAACATTCATG ATCAAAATGTTATTGCTTCAGAAGACACTGTATACCGCTACTTGTGTCCCGTGAAAAAGACCGGGAGCATTATCGGGAAAGGCGGCGAGATTGCTAAGCAGATAAGGTCTGAGACTAAATCAAACATGAGGATAAACGAGGCTTTACCTGGTTGTGAGGAGCGTGTTGTTACCATGTATTCCACTAATGAGGAGTTGAATCATTTTGGAGATGATGGTGAGCTTGTTTGTCCTGCTTTGGATGCTCTTTTCAAGGTTCATGACATGGTTGTAGCGGACGCTGATCAAGATGATGGtactgatgatgataatgatctTGGTGAAAAGCAAACGGTAACCGTGAGGATGCTTGTACCGTCTGACCAAATTGGTTGCGTTATTGGGAAAGGAGGTCAAGTAATCCAGAATCTTCGTAACGACACCAATGCTCAGATTCGTGTTATCAAAGATCATCTTCCTGCTTGTGCTTTGACTTTGAGTCATGATGAGCTTCTTCTG ATAATTGGAGAGCCTTTGGTTGTTAGAGAAGCTCTTTATCAAGTTGCTTCACTGCTTCATGATAATCCTTCAAGATTTCAACACTTACTCCTgtcttcttcaagttcttccATGCATCAACCTGGTGCAATGTTAATGTCTGCAGCACTGACGAGCTCTCACAGAAACTACGCTGTGCGTAGAGATATAGCAGATGCAAGAGAATTTTGTGTTTGCTTCATCTGTCCAGCTGAAAACGTTGGAGGTGTGATTGGAAAAGGCGGTGGTTTCATTAATCAGATCAGGCAAGAAACTGGTGCTACTATTAGAGTCAATACCTCAGaaactgatgatgatgattgcaTCATTTTCATATCATCAAAAGAG TTCTACGAAGATCAATCTCCAGCGGTGAATGCAGCAATACGCTTACAACAGCGATGCAGTGAGAAAGTTGGTAAAGATGCAAATGATTTAGCAATCTCTACGCGTTTACTTGTATCGAGTTCCCAAATCGGGTGTCTCATTGGAAAAGGTGGAGCAGTTATATCTGAGATGAGGAGTGTAACAAGAGCTAATATTCGTATTcttcaaaaagaagatgtaCCAAAAATTGCTcgtgaagatgaagagatgGTTCAG ATTACAGGAAGTCCTGATGCCGCTATGAAAGCTCTCACGCAAGTAATCTTGCGATTAAGAGCTAACTCTTTCGACATGGATCATGGACTTGTCTTGCTACCAACATCTTTTCCATATATCCCTCAAGTGACTGAAAGTTCGAGCAAATCCAAATACGCAAAACGCGATGACCACAGTAAACTG AATTCGAATTCTAAGAGAAGAAACCATGTTTCttaa
- a CDS encoding RING/U-box superfamily protein (RING/U-box superfamily protein; FUNCTIONS IN: zinc ion binding; INVOLVED IN: biological_process unknown; EXPRESSED IN: 10 plant structures; EXPRESSED DURING: 6 growth stages; CONTAINS InterPro DOMAIN/s: Zinc finger, RING-type (InterPro:IPR001841); BEST Arabidopsis thaliana protein match is: RING/U-box superfamily protein (TAIR:AT5G18260.1); Has 165 Blast hits to 164 proteins in 18 species: Archae - 0; Bacteria - 0; Metazoa - 0; Fungi - 1; Plants - 162; Viruses - 0; Other Eukaryotes - 2 (source: NCBI BLink).): protein MGSLCCVAAKSDRSNSTSGDFSFGLHEPYWRTNTSFSPPSSRWDVHGLMDGISCYGSSTSSNANVLRSPDLSQALHWTPNDFESATRRDQIVKQLPGTSRNVGIGDSEPGRNSSSRRFFLSKPVHPILHPSDNVRDTASDSADACSWSSGTPSSIDSVDVPEPVLDWNNNSTKAQQVAASSTFKCGLCNRYLSQKSPWGSRSIVRNRDMPVTGVLSCQHVFHVECLDQSTPKIQRNDPLCPICTKQEGEHFKSNNIVPRLKPLYEDGPSSRPWGCAQAGDCVESAVNVPPKNTMMMINRNRIRKSLSLRGNSSKDFSRKMKRSNSVAMENLANQVSLVHSRGKEKVSW from the exons ATGGGTTCGCTCTGTTGTGTAGCTGCGAAGTCAGATAGATCAAATTCTACAAGTGGGGACTTTTCATTTGGCCTGCATGAGCCTTATTGGAGGACTAATACAAGTTTCTCTCCTCCTTCATCGAGATGGGACGTCCATGGATTAATGGATGGTATTAGCTGTTATGGATCTTCCACATCATCAAATGCTAATGTTCTTCGTAGTCCCGACCTTTCTCAAGCTCTTCATTGGACACCTAACGATTTTGAATCTGCTACAAGAAGAG ATCAGATTGTTAAGCAACTACCAGGTACATCAAGAAATGTCGGTATTGGTGACTCTGAACCTGGTCGTAACTCCTCAAGCCGGCGCTTTTTCTTGTCTAAGCCGGTTCATCCTATACTGCATCCTTCTGATAATGTTAGGGATACAGCATCTGATTCTGCGGATGCCTGCAGTTGGAGCAGCGGGACCCCAAGCAGCATTGATTCTGTGGATGTTCCTGAGCCAGTTCTTGATTGGAATAATAACTCTACCAAAGCACAACAAGTAGCAGCTTCAAGTACATTTAAATGCGGACTGTGTAACAGATACCTCTCGCAGAAATCTCCGTGGGGATCTCGGTCCATTGTAAGAAACCGAGACATGCCTGTCACAGGAGTGCTTTCATGTCAACATGTCTTTCACGTGGAATGTCTTGACCAATCAACTCCAAAGATTCAACGCAATGACCCACTGTGTCCAATATGCACCAAACAGGAAGGAGAACACttcaaatcaaacaacattGTCCCGAGGCTTAAACCGCTTTATGAAGATGGGCCATCTTCAAGACCATGGGGCTGTGCTCAGGCCGGTGACTGTGTTGAAAGTGCTGTCAATGTGCCCCCTAAAAACaccatgatgatgataaaccGGAACCGGATAAGGAAAAGCCTCTCATTGAGAGGAAACTCAAGCAAagatttttcaagaaaaatgaagagaagTAACTCAGTTGCCATGGAAAATCTGGCTAATCAAGTCTCGCTTGTTCATTCtagagggaaagagaaagtttCATGGTAG
- a CDS encoding RING/U-box superfamily protein (RING/U-box superfamily protein; FUNCTIONS IN: zinc ion binding; INVOLVED IN: biological_process unknown; LOCATED IN: endomembrane system; EXPRESSED IN: 10 plant structures; EXPRESSED DURING: 6 growth stages; CONTAINS InterPro DOMAIN/s: Zinc finger, RING-type (InterPro:IPR001841); BEST Arabidopsis thaliana protein match is: RING/U-box superfamily protein (TAIR:AT5G18260.1); Has 163 Blast hits to 162 proteins in 18 species: Archae - 0; Bacteria - 0; Metazoa - 0; Fungi - 1; Plants - 160; Viruses - 0; Other Eukaryotes - 2 (source: NCBI BLink).), producing MVLAVMDLPHHQMLMFFVVPTFLKLFIGHLTILNLLQEEIVKQLPGTSRNVGIGDSEPGRNSSSRRFFLSKPVHPILHPSDNVRDTASDSADACSWSSGTPSSIDSVDVPEPVLDWNNNSTKAQQVAASSTFKCGLCNRYLSQKSPWGSRSIVRNRDMPVTGVLSCQHVFHVECLDQSTPKIQRNDPLCPICTKQEGEHFKSNNIVPRLKPLYEDGPSSRPWGCAQAGDCVESAVNVPPKNTMMMINRNRIRKSLSLRGNSSKDFSRKMKRSNSVAMENLANQVSLVHSRGKEKVSW from the exons ATGGTATTAGCTGTTATGGATCTTCCACATCATCAAATGCTAATGTTCTTCGTAGTCCCGACCTTTCTCAAGCTCTTCATTGGACACCTAACGATTTTGAATCTGCTACAAGAAGAG ATTGTTAAGCAACTACCAGGTACATCAAGAAATGTCGGTATTGGTGACTCTGAACCTGGTCGTAACTCCTCAAGCCGGCGCTTTTTCTTGTCTAAGCCGGTTCATCCTATACTGCATCCTTCTGATAATGTTAGGGATACAGCATCTGATTCTGCGGATGCCTGCAGTTGGAGCAGCGGGACCCCAAGCAGCATTGATTCTGTGGATGTTCCTGAGCCAGTTCTTGATTGGAATAATAACTCTACCAAAGCACAACAAGTAGCAGCTTCAAGTACATTTAAATGCGGACTGTGTAACAGATACCTCTCGCAGAAATCTCCGTGGGGATCTCGGTCCATTGTAAGAAACCGAGACATGCCTGTCACAGGAGTGCTTTCATGTCAACATGTCTTTCACGTGGAATGTCTTGACCAATCAACTCCAAAGATTCAACGCAATGACCCACTGTGTCCAATATGCACCAAACAGGAAGGAGAACACttcaaatcaaacaacattGTCCCGAGGCTTAAACCGCTTTATGAAGATGGGCCATCTTCAAGACCATGGGGCTGTGCTCAGGCCGGTGACTGTGTTGAAAGTGCTGTCAATGTGCCCCCTAAAAACaccatgatgatgataaaccGGAACCGGATAAGGAAAAGCCTCTCATTGAGAGGAAACTCAAGCAAagatttttcaagaaaaatgaagagaagTAACTCAGTTGCCATGGAAAATCTGGCTAATCAAGTCTCGCTTGTTCATTCtagagggaaagagaaagtttCATGGTAG
- a CDS encoding Glucose-methanol-choline (GMC) oxidoreductase family protein (Glucose-methanol-choline (GMC) oxidoreductase family protein; FUNCTIONS IN: aldehyde-lyase activity, oxidoreductase activity, acting on CH-OH group of donors, FAD binding; INVOLVED IN: alcohol metabolic process; LOCATED IN: endomembrane system; CONTAINS InterPro DOMAIN/s: Glucose-methanol-choline oxidoreductase, N-terminal (InterPro:IPR000172), Glucose-methanol-choline oxidoreductase (InterPro:IPR012132), Glucose-methanol-choline oxidoreductase, C-terminal (InterPro:IPR007867); BEST Arabidopsis thaliana protein match is: Glucose-methanol-choline (GMC) oxidoreductase family protein (TAIR:AT1G14190.1); Has 12030 Blast hits to 11184 proteins in 1126 species: Archae - 6; Bacteria - 4157; Metazoa - 958; Fungi - 1842; Plants - 310; Viruses - 9; Other Eukaryotes - 4748 (source: NCBI BLink).) encodes MSHFVFLFIISMFINLSQGAQMPYMTTDPKEVSGKSFDYIVVGGGTAGCSLAATLSEKYSVLVIERGGSPFGDPLVEDKKYYGYSLINTDEYSSVAQSFTSVDGIKNHRGRVLGGSSAINGGFYSRASDEFVKKAGWDKDLVQESYKWVESKVVFMPELTRWQSIVQFGFLEAGFYPYNGYSLEHTQGTKIGGSIFDQCGKRHTSADLLGYGKPNCITVLLNATVKSIIFDANKTRAVGVRFMESDGNSSKSYKVHVEQHRGEVILAAGALGSPQILLLSGIGPENHLNDFDIPVIVNLKEVGKQMSDNPAISLLVDRFSQNLTVDPPQVVAITEGFKFILQSLVLPTNITTTRTAISAKIAFPKSKGRLKLNNTNPRENPSVTFNYLENKADLDACQEMVLHLQHVARSKTVTFFLGTQAQDKLVAGDEELKKFCIKNVRTYYHYHGGCVVGSVVNEEYKVNGVKRLRVVDGSTFEESPGTNPMATVLMLGRYQGIKILKEH; translated from the exons ATGTCtcattttgtgtttctctttattatttCCATGTTCATTAATCTGTCACAAG GAGCGCAAATGCCTTACATGACTACTGATCCGAAAGAAGTTTCCGGCAAGTCATTCGATTACATCGTTGTTGGAGGCGGAACTGCGGGGTGTTCCTTAGCTGCTACTCTGTCTGAGAAATACTCTGTTCTGGTCATTGAACGCGGTGGCTCGCCTTTTGGAGATCCATTAGTAGAAGATAAAAAGTACTATGGATACTCATTGATAAATACAGATGAATACTCATCCGTTGCGCAAAGTTTTACCTCCGTAGATGGAATCAAAAACCACAGAGGACGTGTTCTTGGAGGATCGAGCGCTATCAATGGCGGATTTTACAGCCGAGCTAGCGATGAGTTTGTGAAGAAAGCTGGTTGGGACAAGGATCTGGTTCAAGAATCTTATAAATGGGTTGAGTCTAAGGTTGTCTTCATGCCGGAGTTGACTCGATGGCAATCCATTGTGCAGTTCGGATTTCTTGAAGCAGGGTTTTATCCGTATAACGGATATAGTTTGGAGCACACGCAAGGGACAAAGATCGGTGGAAGCATATTTGATCAGTGTGGGAAAAGACATACATCTGCAGATCTTTTGGGATATGGTAAACCAAATTGCATCACTGTTCTTCTAAACGCAACGGTAAAGAGCATAATCTTTGATGCTAACAAGACTCGCGCAGTTGGAGTTAGGTTTATGGAGAGTGATGGGAACTCAAGTAAGAGCTACAAAGTTCATGTTGAGCAGCATAGAGGCGAGGTTATACTTGCGGCTGGGGCTTTAGGTAGTCCGCAGATTCTCCTCTTAAGCGGTATTGGACCCGAGAATCATCTCAATGATTTCGACATTCCTGTGATTGTCAATCTCAAAGAAGTCGGAAAACAAATGTCAGATAATCCAGCGATCTCTCTTCTCGTTGATAGATTCTCGCAAAACCTCACAGTCGATCCACCTCAAGTTGTAGCGATAACAGAAGGTTTTAAATTCATACTCCAATCCCTGGTTCTTCCAACTAACATTACCACAACAAGAACCGCTATATCAGCCAAAATCGCATTCCCTAAATCCAAAGGAAGACTCAAGCTTAACAACACTAACCCTAGGGAGAATCCGTCAGTGACGTTCAACTACTTGGAAAACAAGGCAGACCTTGACGCATGCCAAGAGATGGTTTTGCATCTTCAACACGTGGCTAGGTCAAAGACTGTGACGTTTTTCTTGGGGACACAAGCTCAGGATAAGCTAGTGGCAGGTGACGAAGAGCTTAAGAAGTTCTGCATAAAGAATGTGAGAACTTATTATCATTACCATGGGGGTTGCGTTGTGGGATCTGTCGTGAATGAGGAATATAAAGTGAATGGTGTGAAGCGTTTAAGAGTCGTTGATGGTTCAACGTTTGAAGAATCACCAGGAACAAACCCTATGGCAACAGTATTAATGCTGGGAAGATATCAAGGAATCAAGATACTCAAAGAACATTAG